One genomic region from Methanonatronarchaeum thermophilum encodes:
- a CDS encoding PHP domain-containing protein codes for MRDIRIDFHVHSEYSEDAAGTIEEIIESAEKQELDAIAITDHDRIEGNLEGQKLCENKDLIVIPGVEVTTKDGHLIVLGINETIEPGLSVEKTIEIAKKENAFIIVPHLFHRYRHGIGKKIDKLKDKVDAIEVYNSRYVTGIANARAKRYTKKNGIAVVAGSDSHIPEMVGRGVTKLDCDKSIESIFEAVKSGETEIELIKTPLSLFLKQASGSFLREIARRISR; via the coding sequence GTGAGAGATATTAGAATAGACTTTCATGTGCACTCAGAGTATTCAGAGGATGCTGCAGGAACAATTGAGGAAATTATCGAGTCTGCAGAAAAACAAGAACTCGATGCGATAGCGATTACCGACCACGATCGGATTGAAGGAAATCTTGAAGGCCAGAAGTTATGTGAAAACAAAGACCTCATAGTGATTCCAGGGGTTGAAGTTACAACAAAAGATGGACACCTAATTGTTTTAGGAATAAATGAAACTATAGAGCCGGGTTTATCCGTAGAAAAAACGATTGAAATAGCTAAAAAAGAAAATGCATTCATTATAGTTCCACATTTATTCCACAGATATAGACATGGGATTGGTAAGAAAATAGATAAACTTAAAGATAAAGTTGATGCAATTGAAGTCTACAACTCGAGGTATGTAACCGGTATAGCTAATGCTAGAGCTAAAAGATATACAAAGAAGAATGGGATTGCAGTTGTAGCAGGAAGCGATTCTCATATTCCAGAGATGGTAGGTCGTGGAGTCACTAAATTAGATTGTGATAAATCTATAGAGAGTATATTTGAAGCAGTTAAATCTGGAGAGACAGAAATAGAGTTGATAAAAACACCATTATCCCTTTTCTTAAAACAAGCTTCAGGTTCATTTTTAAGAGAAATAGCTAGAAGAATCAGTAGGTAA
- a CDS encoding SWIM zinc finger family protein produces the protein MYGKRGEKAVQGVRKNSVKKYRDFWVVVGSQDHIVINESFCDCEDYLYEVSSIKSDIDYCWHALAVKIAKKTGIYNEIDAWYHEIKDLL, from the coding sequence ATATATGGTAAGAGGGGTGAAAAAGCAGTTCAAGGAGTTAGAAAGAACTCTGTTAAAAAATATAGGGATTTCTGGGTTGTTGTAGGTAGTCAAGACCACATCGTCATAAACGAATCCTTTTGCGATTGCGAAGATTATTTATACGAAGTATCTTCAATAAAATCCGACATAGACTATTGTTGGCACGCACTTGCAGTCAAAATAGCAAAAAAAACAGGTATTTACAACGAAATAGACGCTTGGTACCACGAAATCAAAGACCTGCTGTAA
- the mvk gene encoding mevalonate kinase yields MIRCSAPGKIYLFGEHAVVYGEPALACAIDKRVTVEVIERSDGLIKISSNDLFFKDVSVEIAGDGEVELSPGERTLKPLHYVFEVISEIQSIYDGDISGEIGFDMDIKTDLPIGGGLGSSAAVTIASIKTLSTLLDLDLDLEEIAEIGYKVEMNVQKRASPCDTFTSSMGGLTWVETGEKLEKIRSLDLPVVIGDTGKEGPTGVLVEKVSRLKEDYPSVIEPVINSIGEITYQGLQKLDDNDYSGLGRLMNVNHGLLDCLGVGTEDLNQIAYVARNAGAWGAKTTGAGGGGCVIAIGEDPDKIATAIEANGFKAYKTKITENGVLRE; encoded by the coding sequence ATGATTAGGTGTTCTGCTCCAGGAAAAATATATTTATTTGGTGAACATGCGGTAGTTTATGGTGAACCTGCGTTAGCTTGTGCTATAGATAAACGGGTAACTGTTGAAGTTATTGAAAGAAGTGATGGTTTAATTAAGATTTCTTCAAACGACCTTTTTTTTAAGGATGTGTCTGTTGAGATAGCTGGTGATGGTGAGGTTGAATTAAGTCCTGGTGAAAGAACGTTAAAACCACTACATTATGTTTTCGAGGTTATAAGTGAGATTCAATCAATTTATGATGGAGATATTAGTGGTGAGATTGGTTTTGATATGGATATAAAAACTGACCTACCTATTGGTGGAGGTTTAGGGTCTTCTGCAGCTGTGACCATCGCTTCAATAAAAACTCTTTCTACCTTACTTGATTTAGATCTTGATCTTGAAGAGATAGCTGAGATTGGATATAAAGTTGAGATGAATGTTCAGAAAAGAGCCAGTCCTTGTGACACGTTTACTTCGAGTATGGGTGGGCTAACTTGGGTAGAAACTGGTGAAAAATTGGAGAAAATAAGGTCGTTAGACCTTCCAGTAGTTATAGGAGATACTGGAAAAGAAGGTCCAACAGGTGTTTTGGTTGAGAAGGTTAGTCGTCTTAAAGAAGATTACCCAAGTGTTATAGAGCCCGTGATAAACTCTATAGGTGAGATAACGTATCAAGGGCTTCAAAAGCTGGATGATAATGATTATAGTGGGTTAGGTAGGTTGATGAATGTGAATCATGGGTTGTTAGATTGTTTAGGAGTTGGTACTGAGGATTTAAATCAAATCGCTTATGTTGCACGTAATGCTGGTGCGTGGGGAGCGAAAACAACAGGTGCAGGAGGCGGTGGATGTGTGATAGCTATTGGAGAAGACCCTGATAAAATTGCAACCGCCATTGAAGCAAATGGATTTAAAGCATACAAAACTAAGATAACAGAAAACGGGGTTCTTCGAGAATGA
- a CDS encoding MEMO1 family protein, giving the protein MRKPAVSGTFYPSSKDGLIDFIEGIIKPDLKNASIVISPHAGIRYSGKVAGKAISCLKEADTYIIIGPDHHGRGAALSLSRENWKTPLGDVEVDTDIGDQLMDIAVYDSIAHEQEHSIEVQIPFLQYYHEDFSILPISMGLQDKETVVEIADKLVDILENNDVALVCSSDFTHYESKSSAQKKDKKAIDQILKQDTTEFYKTIRKENISICGYGPIATAMEIAKAKKMQGNLIEYTTSAETTGDETQVVGYAAIAFK; this is encoded by the coding sequence ATGAGAAAACCAGCAGTTTCCGGTACTTTTTATCCATCTTCTAAGGATGGATTGATCGATTTTATCGAAGGCATTATCAAGCCTGATTTAAAGAATGCATCTATAGTTATATCTCCACACGCAGGAATTAGATATTCAGGTAAGGTTGCTGGTAAAGCGATTTCTTGTTTGAAGGAAGCAGATACCTACATAATTATAGGGCCTGACCATCATGGTCGTGGAGCTGCTTTATCACTTTCAAGAGAAAACTGGAAAACTCCCTTAGGTGATGTAGAGGTTGATACCGATATTGGGGACCAACTGATGGATATTGCGGTTTACGACTCGATTGCACATGAACAAGAACATTCAATAGAAGTTCAAATTCCATTTCTCCAGTACTACCATGAAGATTTTAGTATACTTCCAATATCTATGGGTTTGCAGGATAAGGAGACCGTTGTTGAGATAGCTGATAAACTAGTCGATATACTGGAAAACAATGATGTAGCTTTGGTTTGTAGCAGTGATTTCACACATTATGAATCTAAAAGTTCTGCACAAAAAAAGGATAAAAAAGCCATTGATCAAATATTGAAACAAGATACAACTGAGTTCTATAAAACGATACGAAAAGAGAACATATCAATATGTGGATATGGACCTATAGCAACAGCAATGGAGATTGCAAAAGCTAAAAAAATGCAGGGAAACCTAATCGAATACACCACCAGTGCAGAAACAACTGGAGACGAAACCCAGGTAGTAGGGTATGCGGCGATAGCATTCAAATAA
- a CDS encoding HAD family hydrolase → MVRIISFDADGTLFRVDILKRFWFQEIPRLYAEKHSIGLDLAVKEVKDSYREVGPSDVRWYLPKYWFDRFGLKKSPRDVIQDISHEVSLYGDARDALIGLSDDFYLIVVSNSPREILETQVGRIPNYFDSVYSSVSDFDRVKDDVETYRLVCRDLDVDPSEILHIGDNREHDFEVPRKIGINALHLDRYTENEKENRIDNLRDLTKPSYLKKFNVKGVPQKNK, encoded by the coding sequence ATGGTTAGGATAATTTCTTTTGATGCTGATGGAACTTTATTCCGGGTTGATATTTTAAAGAGGTTTTGGTTTCAAGAAATCCCAAGGTTGTATGCGGAAAAACATTCTATTGGATTGGATTTAGCTGTTAAGGAGGTTAAGGATAGTTATAGGGAAGTTGGTCCAAGCGATGTTAGGTGGTATCTACCTAAATATTGGTTCGATCGTTTTGGGCTTAAAAAATCTCCTAGAGATGTGATTCAAGATATAAGTCATGAGGTTTCGTTGTATGGTGATGCTAGAGATGCTTTAATCGGTCTTTCGGATGATTTTTATTTGATAGTTGTTTCTAATTCACCTAGAGAAATTCTTGAAACTCAGGTAGGTAGGATACCTAACTACTTTGATTCTGTCTATAGTTCAGTTTCCGATTTTGATAGGGTTAAAGATGATGTTGAGACATATAGGTTGGTTTGTCGGGATTTAGATGTAGATCCAAGTGAAATTCTTCATATTGGAGATAATAGAGAACATGACTTTGAAGTTCCCAGAAAAATAGGAATAAACGCTTTACATCTAGATAGGTATACTGAGAATGAAAAAGAGAACAGAATAGACAACTTAAGAGATTTGACAAAACCATCATACCTAAAAAAATTCAACGTAAAGGGAGTCCCCCAAAAAAATAAATAA
- a CDS encoding MBL fold metallo-hydrolase, with product MFFERIVSEGLAHYSYVVGDGGEAVVIDPRRDVSVYFDLCLEYDSRIKFVLETHRNEDYVVGSREIFDRCDATVFHADSQLNYRYGRDVVEGDEFWVGDLLIKAIKTPGHTPGSISYLLYDHDSEPWVVFSGDVLLAGDVGRTDFLGFEMVEEMSGILYDSIFDKLLPLGDGVIVCPAHGAGSACGASISERDWTTIGIEKQRNPMLQVEDKDEFIDKASRMLKKPPYFSRMEEINLNPPVLKRLPTPTPLGSKEFRERLNGSQILDTRSELEFGSAHIDGSLSIMSNNVSRFAGWFLNYEEPVLLVTKDVCSDVEKLVRLGFDNIQGYLAGGVLDWHTSGFLTESIDTLTVHELCRLIDTGDVEYILDVRSQGELKSKGVIEDSIHTELEELPNNLNRVPKDGEVFIFCGSGIRSMTAASILKKNGFSKLNVVLGGLAGWSSRTMDIL from the coding sequence ATGTTTTTTGAAAGAATAGTTTCTGAGGGTTTGGCGCATTATTCATATGTTGTTGGAGATGGAGGAGAAGCTGTTGTTATAGACCCTAGGCGAGATGTGTCTGTTTATTTTGATTTATGTCTTGAGTATGATTCTAGAATTAAGTTTGTTCTTGAGACTCATCGTAATGAGGATTATGTTGTTGGGTCTAGAGAGATTTTTGATCGTTGTGATGCTACTGTTTTTCATGCAGATAGTCAGTTAAATTATCGATATGGTCGTGATGTGGTTGAAGGTGATGAGTTTTGGGTTGGAGATCTTTTGATTAAGGCAATTAAAACTCCTGGACATACTCCTGGTAGTATTAGTTATTTGTTGTATGATCATGATAGTGAGCCGTGGGTTGTTTTTTCTGGGGATGTTTTATTAGCTGGTGATGTTGGCCGAACCGATTTTTTGGGTTTTGAGATGGTTGAGGAGATGTCTGGGATTCTTTATGATTCGATTTTTGATAAGTTGTTGCCTTTAGGTGATGGGGTTATTGTCTGTCCTGCACATGGAGCGGGTTCTGCATGTGGTGCGTCTATTTCTGAGAGAGATTGGACAACTATAGGTATCGAAAAGCAGAGGAATCCAATGCTTCAGGTTGAAGATAAAGATGAATTTATTGATAAGGCGAGTAGGATGCTTAAAAAGCCACCTTATTTTAGTAGAATGGAGGAAATTAATTTAAATCCACCTGTATTGAAACGACTGCCAACTCCAACTCCCCTTGGGTCAAAAGAGTTTAGGGAGCGTTTAAATGGCTCTCAAATACTCGATACGAGAAGTGAGTTGGAATTTGGATCTGCTCATATAGATGGTTCTCTTTCAATTATGTCCAACAACGTATCTCGTTTTGCAGGTTGGTTTTTAAACTATGAGGAACCTGTTTTATTGGTTACAAAGGATGTTTGTAGTGATGTTGAAAAGCTTGTGAGATTGGGTTTTGATAACATTCAGGGATATCTGGCTGGCGGAGTATTGGATTGGCATACTTCGGGGTTCCTAACTGAATCGATTGATACTTTAACTGTTCATGAGCTATGTAGGTTGATTGATACCGGGGATGTTGAGTATATATTGGATGTTAGAAGTCAAGGAGAGTTGAAGAGTAAAGGTGTGATTGAGGATTCAATCCATACCGAGTTGGAGGAACTTCCTAATAATTTAAATCGAGTTCCAAAGGATGGTGAGGTTTTTATTTTCTGTGGTAGTGGCATTCGGTCGATGACGGCTGCAAGTATTTTAAAAAAGAATGGTTTTAGTAAGTTAAATGTAGTGTTGGGTGGGCTTGCTGGCTGGTCTTCTAGAACTATGGATATTTTATAA
- the rpsB gene encoding 30S ribosomal protein S2 — protein sequence METQDILEETETLIPTEDYFKTGVHIGTQNKSRDMEDFIYQARDDGLYIFDIEKTDQRIKTAANFLSMFDPEKIIAVSAREYGKRPAEMFAKIVGGKAIVDRMIPGTLTNPNLEVYTEPEVVVATDPIGDQQALNEANTSGIPVIALCDTNNMVSNVDLVIPVNNKGRKSLAMVYWLLARETVKSQGRLSEQDKFKYEPADFETEI from the coding sequence TTGGAAACCCAAGACATATTAGAAGAAACAGAAACATTGATTCCTACTGAAGATTACTTTAAAACAGGAGTGCACATCGGTACACAGAACAAATCAAGAGACATGGAAGACTTTATATACCAAGCCAGAGATGACGGTCTGTACATATTTGATATAGAAAAAACAGACCAAAGAATAAAAACCGCAGCAAACTTCCTATCGATGTTCGACCCAGAAAAAATAATCGCAGTATCAGCAAGAGAATACGGAAAAAGACCAGCAGAAATGTTTGCAAAAATAGTAGGTGGAAAAGCAATAGTAGACCGAATGATACCCGGAACACTCACAAACCCCAACCTAGAAGTCTACACAGAACCAGAGGTAGTCGTAGCAACAGACCCAATAGGGGATCAACAAGCCCTAAACGAAGCAAACACATCAGGAATACCAGTAATAGCATTATGCGACACAAACAACATGGTCTCAAACGTAGACCTCGTAATACCTGTAAACAACAAAGGACGAAAATCACTCGCAATGGTATACTGGCTACTAGCAAGAGAAACAGTAAAAAGCCAAGGAAGACTAAGCGAACAAGACAAATTCAAATACGAACCAGCAGACTTCGAAACAGAAATCTAA
- a CDS encoding flavin reductase family protein: MEDYVVNIDVDKYYGLISPRPTVCISTVDSDGNSNLAPYSFLTPLSFNPPLIVIGVGEGKDTIVNARDIGDFVVTPLTEDWMVEGIKTGESLPHGESEFDLAGLNTKSSEKIKSPSVAEAAVNIECEYYGEYEIGDHLLLVGEVVNITANEDAVKNDRIALEKYGAVGHISGEEFAVARDITEIERN; the protein is encoded by the coding sequence ATGGAGGATTATGTTGTGAATATAGATGTAGATAAATATTATGGATTGATATCTCCTCGACCTACGGTGTGCATATCAACTGTTGATAGTGATGGGAACAGTAATTTAGCGCCCTACAGTTTTCTAACGCCTTTATCTTTTAACCCACCGTTGATTGTAATTGGTGTTGGTGAAGGTAAAGACACCATAGTCAACGCTAGAGATATCGGTGATTTTGTAGTAACACCATTAACTGAAGACTGGATGGTTGAGGGAATTAAAACTGGTGAGTCATTACCTCATGGTGAAAGTGAGTTTGATTTAGCAGGTTTGAACACAAAAAGTTCAGAGAAAATTAAGTCACCTAGCGTTGCAGAAGCTGCTGTTAACATTGAATGTGAATACTATGGTGAATATGAAATTGGGGATCACCTCTTATTGGTTGGTGAGGTTGTGAACATTACAGCCAATGAAGACGCGGTAAAAAACGATCGTATTGCATTGGAGAAATATGGTGCTGTAGGCCATATATCTGGAGAAGAGTTCGCTGTAGCCAGAGATATAACAGAGATTGAACGTAATTAA
- a CDS encoding small multi-drug export protein, translated as MGRLEKLINLFWSFQDRLEDPQFWVLLFKFTFPFAIATVYIAFVYVFLEWEKVYPVMAAYLFPPLGKESVIPAGIAAGLHPIVVAGSVAFVEAVVGLFIVWNFDLAKKIPLVGGYIRLIESRGEKILQKRNWIRRFAFTGLIVVVMIPFQGSGAVSASIIGRIIGMKPRNVWLAILLGGLIGSFMIAYFADTIFQMLIIDQYAGIILIIAFITLISYLYKKYSKK; from the coding sequence ATGGGTCGTTTGGAAAAACTAATTAATTTGTTTTGGAGTTTTCAGGATAGGTTGGAAGACCCCCAATTTTGGGTGTTATTGTTTAAATTTACATTTCCCTTCGCCATTGCAACTGTATACATAGCATTTGTTTATGTTTTTCTAGAATGGGAGAAGGTCTATCCAGTTATGGCAGCATATTTATTCCCTCCTTTAGGTAAAGAGTCTGTTATACCAGCTGGAATTGCTGCAGGTCTTCATCCAATAGTTGTCGCTGGATCGGTAGCGTTTGTAGAAGCAGTAGTTGGATTATTTATAGTCTGGAACTTCGATTTAGCTAAAAAAATACCATTGGTCGGTGGATATATAAGGCTAATTGAATCCAGGGGAGAGAAGATTCTGCAAAAAAGAAATTGGATACGGCGTTTCGCATTCACAGGCCTAATAGTGGTTGTAATGATACCTTTCCAAGGTTCAGGGGCTGTAAGTGCATCAATTATCGGTAGGATAATAGGAATGAAACCTAGAAACGTCTGGTTAGCAATACTATTAGGTGGGTTAATAGGCAGCTTCATGATAGCATATTTCGCTGACACAATATTCCAAATGTTAATAATCGACCAATATGCCGGAATAATACTAATAATCGCATTCATTACCCTAATTTCATATCTATACAAAAAATACTCGAAAAAATGA
- a CDS encoding GNAT family N-acetyltransferase: MGKGISIGNSESTSVSKEEFVSELEVVRAGIKELLPAWRIKEKCNQKSGMLRQDFLTFSADFSANEVYVAKLNGFVIGFIIFRRNGYISIFGVHPEYTRMGVGSTLIDKVKKELSEVWCHVRITNKTAIRFYKAVGFEKSKVVENYYSNGDNAIVMTCKTKNNGV, translated from the coding sequence ATGGGAAAAGGGATAAGTATAGGAAATTCTGAATCTACTTCAGTTAGTAAAGAGGAATTTGTTTCGGAGTTAGAGGTTGTTAGGGCTGGAATAAAGGAACTACTTCCGGCTTGGAGAATTAAAGAGAAATGCAATCAAAAATCGGGTATGTTAAGACAGGATTTCCTAACTTTCTCCGCGGATTTCAGTGCCAATGAAGTATACGTCGCAAAACTAAATGGTTTCGTGATAGGTTTTATAATTTTTAGACGGAATGGATATATTTCAATATTCGGCGTACATCCTGAGTACACAAGAATGGGTGTTGGATCCACATTGATAGATAAGGTCAAAAAAGAGCTCTCTGAAGTATGGTGTCATGTTAGAATAACCAATAAAACAGCAATCAGATTCTACAAAGCAGTAGGTTTCGAGAAATCAAAGGTAGTTGAGAACTACTATTCAAATGGTGATAACGCTATAGTGATGACCTGTAAAACAAAAAATAATGGAGTATAG
- a CDS encoding NAD+ synthase codes for MVIPEISPEYVTGKIIDFIEKEVKKSGCTGVVIGLSGGLDSTVVAYLCSRLDDLDVLGISLPVISSNIDAKKIARDIDIRFKEIVLHEILDSISSSIPKDVWRQDKLAKGNLVARTRMSLLYYHSNINNMLVMGTGNKSEWYIGYFTKYGDGAADIRPIGDLYKTQVRQLARYLEVPENIIKKEPTAGLWSGQTDKNEIGMDYNTLDKIIYGVEEGRSINDIAISSDINVDLVKKVLKMHKNTVHKRNMPPICRL; via the coding sequence ATGGTTATTCCGGAGATTTCACCAGAGTATGTGACTGGAAAAATAATAGATTTTATAGAAAAAGAAGTTAAGAAATCTGGATGTACTGGTGTAGTTATTGGTTTAAGTGGTGGCCTTGATTCAACCGTAGTAGCATATCTATGCTCTAGACTAGATGATTTAGATGTCTTAGGAATTTCTTTACCAGTTATATCTAGTAACATTGATGCAAAAAAGATTGCTCGAGATATAGACATTAGGTTTAAAGAGATTGTGTTGCACGAAATCTTGGACTCTATATCCTCTTCTATACCGAAAGATGTCTGGAGACAGGATAAACTCGCCAAAGGCAATTTAGTCGCGCGAACCAGAATGTCCTTGTTATATTACCACTCAAATATAAATAACATGCTTGTTATGGGTACAGGTAACAAAAGCGAGTGGTATATAGGGTATTTCACTAAATATGGTGATGGAGCTGCAGATATAAGGCCAATTGGAGACCTATATAAAACACAGGTAAGGCAGTTGGCCAGGTATTTAGAGGTTCCTGAAAACATAATTAAAAAAGAACCAACCGCTGGTCTATGGAGTGGACAGACAGATAAAAATGAGATAGGTATGGATTATAATACGCTTGATAAAATTATTTATGGAGTCGAAGAAGGTCGTTCAATAAATGATATAGCTATTTCAAGCGATATAAACGTCGATTTAGTTAAAAAAGTGTTGAAGATGCATAAAAATACTGTTCACAAAAGAAATATGCCTCCAATCTGCAGGCTATAG
- a CDS encoding DNA-directed RNA polymerase subunit K, producing the protein MKYTKFEKARVIGARALQISLGAPVLTEADEQMESIDIARKELEEGVIPLTVRDKTKKRNHYFGSLDEYMEGQKGSA; encoded by the coding sequence TTGAAATACACGAAGTTTGAAAAAGCTAGGGTTATTGGGGCTAGAGCTCTACAGATATCTTTGGGAGCGCCAGTTCTTACAGAGGCTGATGAACAGATGGAGTCGATTGATATAGCTAGAAAGGAGCTTGAGGAAGGTGTGATTCCTCTTACGGTGCGCGATAAGACTAAGAAACGTAATCATTATTTTGGTAGTTTAGATGAATATATGGAGGGCCAGAAAGGCTCAGCTTAA
- a CDS encoding ABC transporter substrate-binding protein, whose amino-acid sequence MKRLQKLSRRDFIKLTGGVAAVAAVGGCIDGIIPETDVRLVTRTPSEMVEELGMGSIDGFMAWEPFNAEAAVAGYGNIIIESGEIWENHPCCVMAYGKEWLDQDVDDRENILKRLAWSQVKATRWINNALDEDSEEHEELLELAQSFTDRDMEVVEKAFGPIKFDYDLNKEGTEQYINDLVEYQIFDLSRWDEVGYEDAEEYAEDILEKDYVEWAIENIDLSIEDVVEETGGALDYEINVGYLEYDLHQLSYIVSAEKGWFDDLGLSVETKEYPNGAELMRNGFGDNDIDVGYLGTTPALIHRVNTPGCEIGIFAGVNAEGSAIVAKEGIDEVEDFADIEDAVYATPGEGTMQEFMSIRVFDDAGLTL is encoded by the coding sequence TTGAAGAGATTACAGAAACTGTCTAGAAGAGATTTTATTAAATTGACGGGTGGAGTTGCTGCTGTAGCTGCTGTTGGAGGTTGTATAGATGGAATCATCCCTGAAACCGATGTCCGTTTAGTTACTAGAACCCCATCTGAGATGGTTGAAGAACTAGGGATGGGGAGTATTGATGGTTTTATGGCTTGGGAGCCTTTCAACGCTGAAGCTGCGGTTGCAGGTTATGGAAACATCATTATAGAGAGTGGTGAGATTTGGGAGAATCATCCATGTTGTGTGATGGCTTATGGAAAAGAATGGCTCGATCAAGACGTAGATGATCGGGAAAATATCTTAAAACGGCTTGCTTGGAGTCAAGTTAAAGCTACCCGGTGGATAAACAACGCCCTTGATGAAGATTCTGAAGAACATGAAGAACTTCTTGAGTTAGCTCAAAGTTTCACTGATAGAGATATGGAGGTTGTTGAGAAAGCGTTTGGACCTATCAAGTTCGATTATGATTTGAACAAAGAAGGAACTGAACAGTATATCAATGACCTCGTAGAGTACCAGATCTTTGATCTTTCACGGTGGGATGAAGTTGGCTATGAAGATGCTGAAGAATATGCAGAGGATATTTTAGAAAAAGATTATGTTGAATGGGCAATTGAAAACATCGATCTATCTATTGAAGATGTTGTCGAAGAAACCGGTGGTGCATTGGATTATGAAATAAATGTTGGGTATCTAGAATACGATTTACATCAACTTTCGTATATAGTATCGGCTGAGAAAGGTTGGTTCGACGATCTCGGATTATCTGTGGAGACAAAGGAATATCCAAATGGCGCTGAATTAATGAGAAATGGTTTCGGCGATAACGACATCGATGTTGGATATTTAGGAACAACACCCGCATTGATACATAGAGTTAACACACCAGGCTGTGAAATCGGTATTTTTGCTGGAGTAAACGCTGAAGGCTCCGCTATTGTCGCTAAAGAAGGAATTGACGAGGTCGAAGATTTTGCAGATATAGAAGATGCGGTTTACGCCACACCTGGTGAGGGCACAATGCAAGAATTTATGTCAATCCGGGTTTTCGATGACGCTGGATTAACCCTCTAA
- the eno gene encoding phosphopyruvate hydratase encodes MKGEIKDIRTRKLLNSRGEETIEVEVDLGGVVGRFSSPSGASVGEHEAVALPEGGVDKSMDLIDNEVKPRLLGRDPTEQFEIDSLLKEIDGTENFSRLGSNASTAVSIATAKAAAKNEGMFLYEYISVLTGSNPSIPLPLGNIIEGGEHAGEGATEIQEFLTIPVNPPSGQQAVFANALVHHEVGRILSKEIPSFGGGKGDELGWVAPLTTEAALEILQKAIGKISDKVGFEIKTSLDVAASEMWDGSVYKYRRDNDRDTESQIEFITQLINDYDLYYVEDPLDENDFEGFSKLTKKIGDKSLICGDDIFTTNKERIQRGMEIGAANTVLIKPNQIGTLKDTLKAIEVAEKNNCYTAVSHRSGETTDSAIAHIAVACSEIIKTGAIGGERTAKLNELIRIEENGNIPVAITGD; translated from the coding sequence ATGAAGGGCGAAATAAAAGACATTCGAACTCGGAAACTATTGAACAGTCGTGGTGAGGAGACTATTGAGGTGGAAGTTGATTTAGGTGGGGTTGTAGGTAGGTTTTCTTCTCCAAGTGGTGCGAGTGTCGGTGAACATGAAGCGGTTGCTTTACCAGAAGGTGGAGTAGACAAGTCGATGGATTTAATCGATAATGAAGTTAAACCCCGGTTGTTAGGTCGAGACCCTACCGAGCAATTTGAAATTGATTCGTTATTGAAGGAAATCGATGGTACTGAAAACTTCAGCCGTTTAGGCAGTAACGCCTCGACAGCTGTGTCTATAGCTACGGCTAAAGCGGCTGCTAAGAATGAAGGAATGTTTTTATATGAATATATATCTGTTTTAACAGGCTCTAATCCAAGTATTCCATTACCACTGGGCAATATAATCGAGGGTGGTGAACACGCCGGTGAAGGAGCAACTGAGATTCAAGAGTTTTTAACCATTCCAGTTAATCCACCATCAGGTCAGCAAGCTGTTTTCGCAAATGCACTAGTTCACCATGAAGTTGGTAGGATATTATCTAAAGAAATTCCTAGTTTTGGTGGTGGAAAAGGAGATGAGTTAGGGTGGGTGGCTCCTTTAACTACTGAAGCAGCTCTAGAAATTCTACAGAAAGCGATAGGCAAAATCAGCGATAAAGTTGGTTTTGAAATCAAGACGTCTCTTGATGTCGCGGCAAGCGAGATGTGGGATGGATCAGTATACAAATATAGAAGAGATAACGATCGAGATACCGAAAGCCAAATAGAGTTCATAACCCAATTAATAAATGATTACGACCTTTATTATGTTGAGGACCCATTAGATGAAAATGACTTCGAAGGTTTCAGTAAGCTAACCAAGAAAATCGGTGACAAATCCTTGATCTGTGGAGACGATATATTCACAACGAACAAAGAAAGAATACAAAGAGGAATGGAGATTGGAGCTGCAAACACGGTTTTAATCAAACCAAACCAGATCGGCACATTAAAAGATACATTAAAAGCAATAGAAGTTGCTGAAAAAAACAACTGCTACACAGCCGTTTCACATAGATCCGGAGAAACAACAGATTCTGCAATAGCCCACATAGCTGTAGCATGCTCCGAAATAATAAAAACAGGAGCTATAGGTGGCGAGAGAACCGCCAAACTAAATGAATTGATTAGAATTGAAGAAAATGGAAACATACCAGTAGCAATAACTGGAGACTAA